From a region of the Puntigrus tetrazona isolate hp1 unplaced genomic scaffold, ASM1883169v1 S000000002, whole genome shotgun sequence genome:
- the stt3a gene encoding dolichyl-diphosphooligosaccharide--protein glycosyltransferase subunit STT3A, producing MTKLGFLRLSYEKQDTLLKLLILSMAAVLSFSTRLFSVLRFESVIHEFDPYFNYRTTRFLAEEGFYKFHNWFDDRAWYPLGRIIGGTIYPGLMITSAALYHVLHFFHITIDIRNVCVFLAPLFSSFTAIVTYHFTKELKDAGAGLLAAAMIAVVPGYISRSVAGSYDNEGIAIFCMLLTYYMWIKAVKTGSIYWSSMCALAYFYMVSSWGGYVFLINLIPLHVLVLMLTGRFSHRIYVAYCTVYCLGTILSMQISFVGFQPVQSSEHMAAFGVFGLCQIHAFVDYLRSKLNAQQFEVLFKSVISLVGIVLLSVGAVLMLTGKISPWTGRFYSLLDPSYAKNNIPIIASVSEHQPTTWSSYYFDLQLLVFMFPVGLYYCFNNLSDATIFIIMYGVTSMYFSAVMVRLMLVLAPVMCILSGIGVSQVLTTYMKNLDVSRQDKKSKKQQDSTYPIKNEVASGMILVMAFFLITYTFHSTWVTSEAYSSPSIVLSARGGDGSRIIFDDFREAYYWLRHNTPEDAKVMSWWDYGYQITAMANRTILVDNNTWNNTHISRVGQAMASTEEKAYEIMRELDVSYVLVIFGGLTGYSSDDINKFLWMVRIGGSTDTGRHIKEHDYYTPTGEFRVDREGSPVLLNCLMYKMCYYRFGQVYTEAKRPPGYDRVRNAEIGNKDFELDVLEEAYTTEHWLVRIYKVKDLDNRGLSRT from the exons ATGACCAAGCTGGGCTTCCTGCGTCTGTCCTATGAGAAACAGGACACCCTGCTGAAGCTGCTCATCCTGTCTATGGCAGCCGTCCTGT CGTTCTCCACCAGACTGTTTTCTGTGCTTCGATTCGAGAGCGTCATCCATGAGTTCGATCC gTATTTCAATTACAGAACCACTCGCTTCTTGGCAGAAGAGGGCTTTTACAAATTCCATAACTGGTTTGATGATCGTGCTTGGTATCCACTTGGCAGGATTATAGGAGGCACCATCTACCCGG GGTTAATGATCACATCTGCGGCTCTATATCATGTGCTACATTTCTTCCACATAACCATTGACATCCGCAATGTTTGTGTGTTCCTCGCTCCTCTCTTCTCGTCCTTCACTGCAATCGTCACCTACCACTTTACCAAAGAGCTCAAG GATGCGGGCGCGGGGCTTCTGGCCGCTGCCATGATTGCAGTCGTCCCTGGATACATCTCCCGTTCTGTGGCAGGCTCTTATGATAATGAAG GAATTGCCATTTTCTGCATGCTGTTGACGTACTACATGTGGATCAAAGCAGTGAAGACCGGCTCCATTTATTGGTCGTCCATGTGCGCCCTTGCATATTTTTACATG GTGTCCTCCTGGGGCGGTTACGTGTTTCTGATTAACCTCATTCCCCTGCACGTGCTGGTGTTGATGCTCACCGGCCGTTTCTCTCATCGCATCTATGTGGCGTACTGCACAGTCTACTGCCTGGGCACCATCCTCTCCATGCAGATCTCTTTTGTTGGATTCCAG CCTGTCCAGTCCTCTGAACACATGGCTGCATTTGGGGTGTTTGGGCTGTGTCAGATTCATGCCTTTGTGGATTACCTGCGGAGCAAACTGAACGCGCAGCAGTTTGAAGTGTTGTTCAAGAGCGTCATTTCGCTGGTCGGTATCGTCCTGCTCTCTGTAGGTGCAGTTCTCATGCTGACAG GGAAAATCTCACCTTGGACTGGCCGTTTTTACTCTCTGCTGGATCCATCATATGCCAAAAACAACATCCCCATCATTGCCTCTGTGTCTGAGCACCAGCCCACCACCTGGTCCTCCTACTACTTTGACCTCCAGCTTCTGGTCTTCATGTTTCCAG TTGGTCTTTATTACTGCTTCAACAACCTCTCCGATGCTACAATTTTCATCATCATGTATGGCGTCACCAGCATGTACTTCTCAGCTGTGATG GTGCGTCTCATGCTGGTCCTGGCTCCCGTCATGTGCATCCTGTCTGGCATCGGTGTTTCTCAGGTCCTCACCACATACATGAAGAACCTGGATGTCAGCCGACAGGACAAAAAGTCCAAGAAGCAGCAGGACTCTACTTACCCAATCAAAAACGAG GTGGCGAGTGGGATGATTCTGGTTATGGCGTTCTTCCTCATCACGTACACCTTCCACTCCACCTGGGTGACCAGTGAGGCGTACTCCTCTCCGTCCATCGTGCTCTCCGCCCGCGGTGGTGACGGCAGCCGCATCATCTTCGATGACTTCAGAGAGGCGTATTACTGGCTCAGACACAACACACCAGAG GATGCTAAGGTCATGTCGTGGTGGGATTATGGGTATCAGATAACAGCAATGGCCAATCGAACGATTCTGGTTGACAACAACACTTGGAATAACACTCACATCTCCAGAGTGGGTCAG GCTATGGCCTCCACTGAGGAGAAAGCCTATGAGATTATGCGAGAACTTGATGTTAGTTACGTTCTGGTGATCTTTGGTGGACTGACGGGATATTCATCAGATG ataTTAATAAGTTCCTGTGGATGGTCCGTATCGGGGGCAGCACAGACACAGGGAGGCACATAAAGGAACACGACTACTACACACCCACCGGAGAGTTCCGTGTAGACCGCGAGGGCTCCCCCGTCTTGCTCAACTGCCTCATGTACAAGATGTGTTACTATCGCTTCGGACAGGTCTACACCGAAGCCA AGCGTCCTCCTGGTTACGACAGAGTTCGCAACGCTGAGATCGGCAACAAGGACTTTGAGCTGGATGTGCTGGAGGAAGCATATACAACAGAGCACTGGCTCGTCAGGATATACAAG GTCAAAGACCTTGACAACCGTGGCCTCTCAAGAACGTAA